Proteins from one Mobula birostris isolate sMobBir1 chromosome 10, sMobBir1.hap1, whole genome shotgun sequence genomic window:
- the LOC140203825 gene encoding serine/arginine-rich splicing factor 7-like isoform X1, whose translation MAYYSRNSRASDCKVYVGDLGTGAAKGELERAFSYYGPLRNVWVARNPPGFAFVEFEDPRDAEDAVRGMDGKVLCGSRVRVELSNGMSRKSRFGRPPARRQFDPNDRCYQCGERGHYAYDCYRYSKRRRGISRSRSRSRSRSRSRSRGRRYTRSRSRDRRTRSRSPSYSRRRSRSLTPLRSKSRSPMRRSPSRSRSRSRSLSIKRESHSPSEGSRKSPSPTRDD comes from the exons ATGGCGTATTACTCCAGAAACTCCAGAGCTTCAGACTGCAAAGTCTATGTTGGAGATTTGGGAACAGGAGCTGCCAAAGGGGAGCTGGAGCGTGCTTTCAGTTACTATGGCCCCCTCAGAAATGTGTGGGTAGCACGAAACCCTCCGGGATTTGCTTTTGTGGAGTTCGAAGACCCCAGGGATGCTGAAGATGCCGTGCGTGGGATGGATGGCAA GGTCCTTTGTGGATCGAGGGTGCGTGTTGAGCTATCAAATGGGATGTCGCGCAAATCGCGCTTTGGCCGCCCCCCTGCTCGGCGCCAGTTTGACCCCAATGACCGCTGCTACCAGTGCGGTGAGCGCGGCCACTATGCCTACGATTGCTACCGTTACAGCAAGAGGAGGCGTGGCATCAG CCGATCTCGGTCTAGATCTCGTTCCCGCTCAAGATCCAGATCCAGAGGCCGCCGCTATACCAGGTCCCGCAGCCGCGATCG CCGAACTCGTTCCCGTTCTCCTTCGTACTCTAGGAGGAGAAGTCG ATCTCTCACTCCATTGAGGTCCAAGTCCAGATCTCCAATGAGGAGGAG cccatcaagatcAAGGTCTCGATCAAGATCTCTTTCTATAAAACGAGAAAG TCATTCCCCATCGGAAGGTTCGCGGAAGAGCCCAAGTCCCACAAGAGACGACTGA
- the LOC140203825 gene encoding serine/arginine-rich splicing factor 7-like isoform X2, whose product MAYYSRNSRASDCKVYVGDLGTGAAKGELERAFSYYGPLRNVWVARNPPGFAFVEFEDPRDAEDAVRGMDGKVLCGSRVRVELSNGMSRKSRFGRPPARRQFDPNDRCYQCGERGHYAYDCYRYSKRRRGISRSRSRSRSRSRSRSRGRRYTRSRSRDRRTRSRSPSYSRRRSRSLTPLRSKSRSPMRRSHSPSEGSRKSPSPTRDD is encoded by the exons ATGGCGTATTACTCCAGAAACTCCAGAGCTTCAGACTGCAAAGTCTATGTTGGAGATTTGGGAACAGGAGCTGCCAAAGGGGAGCTGGAGCGTGCTTTCAGTTACTATGGCCCCCTCAGAAATGTGTGGGTAGCACGAAACCCTCCGGGATTTGCTTTTGTGGAGTTCGAAGACCCCAGGGATGCTGAAGATGCCGTGCGTGGGATGGATGGCAA GGTCCTTTGTGGATCGAGGGTGCGTGTTGAGCTATCAAATGGGATGTCGCGCAAATCGCGCTTTGGCCGCCCCCCTGCTCGGCGCCAGTTTGACCCCAATGACCGCTGCTACCAGTGCGGTGAGCGCGGCCACTATGCCTACGATTGCTACCGTTACAGCAAGAGGAGGCGTGGCATCAG CCGATCTCGGTCTAGATCTCGTTCCCGCTCAAGATCCAGATCCAGAGGCCGCCGCTATACCAGGTCCCGCAGCCGCGATCG CCGAACTCGTTCCCGTTCTCCTTCGTACTCTAGGAGGAGAAGTCG ATCTCTCACTCCATTGAGGTCCAAGTCCAGATCTCCAATGAGGAGGAG TCATTCCCCATCGGAAGGTTCGCGGAAGAGCCCAAGTCCCACAAGAGACGACTGA